In a single window of the uncultured Dysgonomonas sp. genome:
- a CDS encoding PQQ-binding-like beta-propeller repeat protein, which produces MNISAHIVKKYITFSLLLLISIVFRGQDFRFAVVTDIHLNRNNPLPEEDLINTVNDINTNKDIRFVLVTGDISESGDYQSLRKAKDILDRLNVKYYAISGNHETKWSESGATDFGHIFGSERFDFEYGGIRFFGFNTGPIIRMMDGHIAPQDISWLKQELAAMPSGQPVILVTHYPLLDSDVDNWCDLTNAVRSYNIKSFIGGHYHSNRLFSYDGIPAFICRSNLRDKQDNIGGYSIFNVTSDSIIVYERKIKQEPVRWGAYSLTKEYYTADNKTCSGHDLSVNNEYPQVKEIWTTSNGSAFYTSPVISGDKVYAGDDSGIFSCYSVKDGTKDWSFTSVNRIVGTAAVNKDVVVFGSADKNIYCLDAKKGILRWKYSVDKAVLGSAGIDNGIVYIGASDNTFRAIDIKTGKLAWEFPEVKGYIETRPLIYKDKIFFGAWDETMYALDKHTGRLLWKWAEGRKGILYSPAAVWPVAAHDKVFFTAPDRVMTAVDANTGETIWRMSDWKVRETIGLSEDKERLYSKTMQDSVVCYSATSSKPQQIWATNVGYGYDHAPSMPVEKDGVVFGSTKNGIIFAIEGKTSKLLWKHKIGNSIINTVYPLNGKECIYTSGEGLLGLLRYEK; this is translated from the coding sequence ATGAATATTTCAGCACACATAGTAAAAAAGTATATTACCTTTTCTCTGTTATTGCTAATATCCATAGTTTTCAGAGGACAGGACTTTCGTTTTGCCGTAGTAACCGATATTCATCTCAACCGCAACAATCCGCTCCCGGAAGAGGACCTGATAAATACGGTCAACGATATTAATACAAACAAAGATATAAGGTTTGTTCTGGTAACGGGAGACATCAGCGAATCGGGAGATTACCAATCTTTGCGAAAAGCAAAAGATATACTGGACCGGCTAAACGTAAAATACTACGCCATATCCGGCAACCACGAAACCAAATGGAGCGAGTCGGGAGCTACCGATTTCGGACATATATTCGGCTCGGAACGCTTCGATTTTGAGTATGGAGGTATCCGTTTTTTCGGGTTCAATACAGGTCCTATCATCCGTATGATGGACGGGCACATAGCCCCACAGGACATTAGCTGGCTGAAACAGGAACTAGCTGCCATGCCATCCGGACAGCCTGTGATTCTGGTCACCCACTATCCTTTGCTCGACAGCGATGTAGATAACTGGTGCGACCTGACCAACGCTGTCCGTAGCTATAACATCAAATCCTTTATCGGCGGGCATTACCATAGCAACAGGTTATTTTCATACGACGGAATTCCGGCTTTTATCTGTCGCTCCAATTTGCGGGACAAACAAGACAATATCGGAGGATATTCTATATTCAATGTCACCTCTGATTCCATTATCGTATATGAACGAAAGATAAAACAAGAACCTGTCAGGTGGGGTGCTTATTCTCTGACAAAGGAATATTATACGGCGGATAATAAAACCTGTTCAGGTCATGACCTCTCCGTTAATAATGAATATCCACAGGTAAAAGAAATTTGGACAACATCGAACGGGTCCGCATTCTATACATCTCCTGTAATATCAGGAGACAAAGTGTATGCCGGCGATGATTCCGGCATATTCTCATGCTATTCCGTAAAAGATGGTACTAAAGACTGGAGTTTCACTTCCGTAAACCGTATCGTGGGCACTGCCGCAGTTAACAAGGATGTTGTCGTATTTGGCTCTGCCGATAAGAACATATATTGCCTAGATGCTAAAAAAGGAATCCTGCGGTGGAAGTATAGCGTAGATAAAGCTGTATTAGGTTCTGCCGGCATCGACAATGGCATTGTTTACATTGGAGCCAGCGATAATACATTCAGGGCCATCGATATTAAAACAGGAAAATTGGCATGGGAATTCCCTGAAGTAAAAGGATATATTGAAACACGCCCGTTGATCTACAAAGACAAAATCTTTTTCGGTGCATGGGATGAAACAATGTACGCTTTGGACAAACATACAGGCCGATTGCTTTGGAAATGGGCAGAAGGCAGGAAAGGAATCCTTTATTCTCCGGCTGCAGTATGGCCTGTCGCTGCGCACGACAAAGTATTCTTCACAGCTCCCGACCGTGTTATGACCGCTGTTGATGCCAATACGGGAGAAACTATATGGAGGATGTCCGACTGGAAAGTCAGGGAAACCATCGGCTTATCAGAAGATAAAGAGCGATTATACAGTAAAACGATGCAGGACAGTGTTGTCTGTTACTCCGCTACAAGTAGTAAACCACAACAAATCTGGGCGACAAATGTAGGTTATGGATACGATCATGCACCTTCTATGCCTGTCGAAAAAGATGGTGTAGTATTTGGAAGCACCAAAAACGGAATCATCTTCGCTATCGAAGGAAAAACGAGCAAACTGCTCTGGAAACACAAAATTGGAAATTCTATAATCAACACCGTTTATCCGTTAAACGGTAAAGAATGTATTTATACAAGTGGCGAAGGGCTGCTAGGGTTGCTTCGTTACGAAAAATAG
- the murQ gene encoding N-acetylmuramic acid 6-phosphate etherase has product MSFIKITEQPSLYDNLENKSVLELLTDINKEDQKVALAVERAIPQIEKLVSQIIPRMQQGGRIFYMGAGTSGRLGVLDASEIPPTFGMPNTLVIGLIAGGDTALRNPVEKAEDNLDAGWRDLQAYNINEKDTVIGIAASGTTPYVIGALREARKNRILTGSISSNPGSPLSQEADVPIEMIVGPEFVTGSSRMKSGTGQKMILNMITTSTMIKLGRVKGNRMVNMQLSNDKLVDRGTRMIIDELGLDYEQAQRLLLLHGSVKKAVDAYKAEHQ; this is encoded by the coding sequence ATGTCCTTTATAAAAATAACAGAACAACCATCATTATACGACAATCTGGAAAACAAATCTGTCCTCGAACTTCTCACAGATATAAACAAGGAAGACCAGAAAGTTGCTTTAGCTGTAGAAAGAGCCATACCTCAGATAGAAAAACTCGTATCACAGATCATTCCCCGTATGCAACAGGGTGGACGCATATTTTATATGGGAGCGGGTACAAGCGGAAGACTGGGGGTATTGGATGCATCAGAGATACCGCCTACATTCGGTATGCCTAATACACTTGTGATAGGCCTCATCGCAGGAGGAGATACAGCTTTGCGAAATCCGGTAGAAAAAGCAGAAGATAATCTGGATGCGGGATGGCGCGACTTACAGGCATATAACATCAACGAAAAAGATACGGTAATAGGCATTGCGGCATCGGGTACAACCCCTTATGTTATAGGGGCTTTGCGCGAAGCCCGGAAAAACAGAATCCTCACAGGCTCTATTTCCAGCAACCCCGGTTCACCTCTGTCTCAGGAGGCGGATGTTCCGATAGAAATGATTGTAGGCCCCGAATTTGTAACGGGTAGTTCGCGTATGAAATCGGGTACAGGCCAAAAGATGATATTAAATATGATTACTACCTCTACCATGATTAAACTGGGACGGGTAAAAGGAAACCGCATGGTAAACATGCAACTATCCAACGACAAGCTTGTAGACAGAGGAACCCGTATGATTATAGACGAGTTGGGACTGGACTACGAGCAGGCGCAACGGCTCTTGTTATTGCACGGGTCGGTAAAAAAGGCAGTGGATGCTTATAAAGCTGAGCATCAGTGA
- a CDS encoding ATPase, which produces MILLADGGSTKVDWCLINKGQLVKQIFTKGANPFFCTREEISEELRISLAPDMSGYKIEAIYFYGAGCAFPEKNEIVRAAIADNFKVENIEVGSDLLAAARGLCGHNSGIACIIGTGSNSCFYDGENIISNVSPLGYILGDEGSGAVLGRLFIGACLKNQLTPGIKENFLSQYNLTPAVILEKVYRQPTPNRFLASLSPFILGNINDSTVYNLVYNAFKDFFIKNVMQYEHKDYDVHLTGSVAFHYQLILRKAGEDLGLKIGKITQSPMEGLITYYSSQQAVGAFNS; this is translated from the coding sequence ATGATTTTATTAGCAGATGGCGGTTCGACTAAGGTTGACTGGTGTTTAATAAACAAAGGTCAACTGGTAAAACAAATTTTCACAAAAGGAGCAAATCCATTCTTCTGCACACGCGAAGAAATCAGCGAAGAACTAAGAATTTCGCTCGCTCCGGATATGTCCGGCTATAAAATAGAAGCCATATACTTTTACGGAGCGGGCTGTGCCTTCCCCGAAAAGAATGAAATAGTAAGGGCTGCTATTGCCGATAATTTCAAAGTGGAAAATATAGAAGTAGGTAGTGACTTACTTGCCGCAGCCAGAGGATTATGTGGTCACAACAGCGGTATAGCCTGCATTATTGGAACAGGATCAAATTCTTGTTTTTATGATGGGGAAAACATTATTTCAAATGTTTCGCCATTAGGTTATATTCTGGGTGATGAAGGAAGTGGTGCTGTGTTAGGCCGTTTGTTTATAGGCGCATGTCTTAAAAATCAACTGACTCCGGGAATAAAAGAAAATTTTCTTAGTCAATACAATCTGACTCCGGCCGTTATTCTCGAAAAGGTATACCGTCAGCCCACACCAAACAGATTTCTGGCCAGTTTGTCTCCATTCATTCTCGGGAATATCAATGACAGTACGGTATATAATCTGGTATATAATGCATTTAAAGACTTCTTCATCAAAAATGTAATGCAGTATGAACATAAAGATTATGATGTACACCTCACAGGATCAGTTGCGTTTCACTATCAACTAATACTGAGAAAGGCGGGTGAAGATTTAGGTCTGAAAATCGGCAAAATTACCCAGTCCCCGATGGAAGGACTCATCACATATTATAGTAGCCAACAGGCGGTAGGTGCATTTAATTCTTAA
- a CDS encoding sodium:solute symporter: MDPILILITIIAYFIVLFGISYITSRKADNESFFVGNRKSSWYIVAFAMIGSAISGVTFVSVPGMVAVNNFAYLQMVIGFAVGQFIIAFVLIPLFYKMNLTSIYEYLENRFGISSYKTGAWFFFISKMLGAAVRLFLVCAVLQFLVFEPFGLPFILNVAVSIALVWLYTYKGGVKTLIWTDSFKTLCLIVSVIMCIYYIASDMGFGFGSMLSAINDNNYSQIFFFDDINDKRYFFKQFLAGVFTVIAMTGLDQDFMQKNLSCKNPKDSQKNLIVSGILQIVIILLFLMLGVLLYMFAASNSIAIPEKSDELFPMLATGGYFPVIVGILFIIGLISAAYAAAGSALTSLTTSFTVDILGSSKKGSDSTTANKRKKVHMAMAIVMGIVIIVINLLNNTSVINAVYVLASYTYGPILGMFAFGIFTKLTVKDKYIPLVAILSPLLCLIIDLNSEKWLNGYSFSYELLIMNAAFTFIGLLLLTKKTKVKKN; encoded by the coding sequence ATGGATCCAATATTAATACTTATTACCATTATAGCCTACTTTATCGTTCTGTTCGGCATATCGTATATAACGAGCCGTAAGGCCGATAACGAAAGTTTCTTTGTAGGCAACCGGAAATCATCATGGTACATCGTCGCTTTTGCCATGATCGGATCAGCTATATCAGGCGTTACGTTTGTATCTGTACCCGGTATGGTAGCCGTAAACAATTTTGCTTATTTGCAAATGGTTATAGGTTTCGCAGTAGGGCAATTCATTATCGCATTCGTACTGATTCCCTTATTCTATAAGATGAACCTGACTTCAATATATGAGTACCTCGAAAACCGTTTTGGGATATCCTCATATAAGACAGGGGCATGGTTCTTCTTCATCTCCAAAATGCTTGGAGCAGCAGTGCGTTTATTCTTAGTGTGTGCCGTACTTCAGTTTCTCGTATTCGAACCATTCGGGTTACCATTTATTCTTAATGTGGCCGTATCTATTGCGCTGGTTTGGTTATATACATACAAGGGTGGTGTAAAAACGCTGATATGGACCGATTCTTTCAAAACATTATGCCTCATCGTTTCGGTGATTATGTGTATCTATTACATCGCTTCCGATATGGGTTTCGGTTTTGGCAGTATGTTGTCGGCGATCAATGACAATAATTATTCGCAAATATTTTTCTTTGACGATATAAATGACAAAAGATATTTCTTCAAACAGTTTCTCGCGGGAGTGTTTACGGTGATTGCAATGACCGGACTAGATCAAGACTTTATGCAAAAAAACCTTAGTTGCAAGAATCCGAAAGACTCCCAAAAGAATCTTATCGTAAGTGGTATTCTTCAGATTGTCATTATTTTACTATTTTTAATGCTTGGAGTACTTTTGTATATGTTTGCAGCGAGCAACAGTATAGCTATTCCGGAAAAGAGCGATGAACTATTCCCTATGCTGGCCACAGGTGGATATTTTCCTGTAATAGTAGGAATACTGTTTATCATCGGACTTATTTCGGCGGCCTACGCAGCTGCCGGCTCGGCATTGACTTCCCTGACCACATCTTTCACTGTCGACATATTAGGCAGTTCTAAAAAAGGGTCGGATAGCACAACAGCCAACAAAAGAAAAAAAGTACACATGGCGATGGCCATTGTTATGGGAATAGTTATTATTGTTATTAATTTATTAAATAATACGTCGGTAATAAATGCAGTCTATGTATTAGCAAGCTACACTTACGGGCCGATATTGGGGATGTTTGCTTTTGGTATATTTACCAAACTGACAGTGAAAGATAAATACATCCCACTTGTAGCAATCCTATCTCCACTACTTTGTCTTATAATAGACCTGAACTCTGAGAAATGGCTCAACGGATATTCCTTCAGTTATGAACTACTGATAATGAATGCGGCATTTACATTCATAGGTTTGTTATTATTAACAAAGAAGACAAAGGTAAAAAAGAATTAG
- a CDS encoding DUF1343 domain-containing protein — protein sequence MKVFKSLILLLSLSLTCFSQSNKVIVGAESTNEYFPILKNKRVAIMSNHTGMVGKEHLVDILVKNKINMICILSPEHGFRGNADAGEHVSSSVDEKTGIAIRSLYDGKDQKPSPETMDSFDVLIIDIQDVGLRFYTYYITMARLMDACAEYNKKVIVLDRPNPNGHYIDGPILDMKHKSGVGWLPIPVVHGMTLGELALMINGERWLPQSRVCDVTVIKCKNYTHQTLYRLPVPPSPNLPNMKSIYLYPSTCLFEATPVSLGRGTQFPFQVYGHPNMKGYSFSFTPRSIPGAKNPPQLDRECFGVDLRNIPDEEIFKKGFDLSYIIDAYKNLNLDDHFFRPFFEKLVGVSYIRKMIMEGRSADEIKAMWKDDVEKFREQRKPYLLYAE from the coding sequence ATGAAAGTATTCAAATCATTAATTCTTCTGTTATCCCTATCCCTTACTTGCTTTTCTCAAAGCAACAAGGTTATAGTAGGTGCAGAATCTACTAATGAATATTTCCCCATCCTGAAAAACAAGCGTGTAGCGATAATGTCCAATCATACAGGCATGGTAGGGAAAGAACATTTAGTAGACATATTGGTAAAAAACAAGATCAATATGATATGTATCCTGTCTCCCGAACACGGGTTCAGGGGAAATGCCGATGCCGGGGAACATGTTTCGAGTTCTGTCGATGAAAAGACCGGCATAGCGATACGCTCATTGTATGACGGAAAGGATCAAAAACCAAGTCCGGAAACAATGGACTCTTTCGATGTCCTTATCATTGATATACAGGATGTAGGGTTGAGATTCTACACATACTATATCACCATGGCCCGGCTTATGGATGCATGCGCCGAATATAATAAAAAAGTAATCGTTCTGGATCGTCCCAATCCGAACGGACACTATATAGATGGCCCTATTCTGGATATGAAACATAAATCCGGTGTGGGATGGCTACCTATACCTGTAGTACATGGCATGACATTAGGCGAACTCGCCCTGATGATAAACGGAGAAAGATGGTTGCCTCAATCCCGTGTCTGTGATGTGACTGTTATCAAATGCAAGAACTATACACATCAGACATTGTACCGGTTGCCAGTCCCTCCATCTCCCAATTTACCGAATATGAAGTCAATATATCTTTACCCATCCACATGCCTGTTCGAAGCCACACCTGTGAGTTTGGGAAGAGGCACTCAATTCCCGTTTCAGGTATACGGGCATCCTAATATGAAAGGATATTCATTTTCATTCACACCCCGAAGTATTCCGGGTGCAAAAAATCCACCTCAACTCGACCGTGAATGTTTCGGCGTAGACCTGAGAAATATACCGGATGAAGAAATATTTAAGAAAGGTTTTGACCTGTCATACATCATAGATGCTTATAAAAACTTAAATTTGGACGACCATTTCTTCCGCCCGTTTTTCGAAAAGCTTGTAGGAGTATCTTACATACGGAAAATGATAATGGAAGGACGATCGGCCGATGAAATAAAAGCAATGTGGAAAGATGATGTCGAAAAATTCAGGGAACAACGCAAGCCATACCTTTTATATGCCGAATGA
- a CDS encoding SusD/RagB family nutrient-binding outer membrane lipoprotein: MKKIIYICLGLLLIGMSACNDYLDINDNPDNPNNTVPTPDLRLRGIMQNFVDSYESSGTRGCWFTGNIGKSYGTAYNDYLIKWDPQSASTTWPYQAWFIYTAANLKPLIEKATAEGAWSYVGAAKLIHAWGFMTMTDVYGEMPYTEALTNVITPKYDNGETIFYGCLAMLDEAIAEFQKDQPSTATSFASGDLWNNGDKDKWLKLAYGLKARWLNNLSKKNAYDPDAILAALDKAPKNNSESTIMRYVNSANEDESGIRALQHTNLSNTTSRITKWYLDLLTNTFTGGSGVVDPRTDLLVPNGQYMINNELKYVRAAGVDFIKSDIRTKSGPVAFDIYSRTQDMNGNIFPVAKDIWYNATQLVDRRGDSIYTPIYSELLSWIKASPGDAKDDRYIANRYNGKTAQIISTGTFYTRADAPGHLLAYPEMCFIKAEVLFRKGDKGGALTAYKDGIRAHMELMNDKLKDYDQTVFGKQVIPATAIDDFLKSAAVAQSAGELTMAKIMQQKFIACSYSLQNWNDMRRFNYSAGNIKDFGVVYIDFDRPYEFNSSSKTHFPTDDPKNERYWIRRFQHCTIETGYNSENHAASNPEAKLPTVNSLPVWWDTAD, from the coding sequence ATGAAAAAAATAATATATATCTGTTTAGGCTTATTATTGATAGGTATGAGTGCCTGTAATGATTATCTGGATATAAACGATAATCCTGATAACCCCAACAATACCGTACCTACTCCCGATCTTCGGTTAAGAGGTATTATGCAGAATTTTGTTGATAGTTATGAATCATCCGGAACCAGAGGTTGCTGGTTTACCGGAAACATCGGAAAATCTTACGGAACTGCATACAATGATTATCTTATCAAATGGGATCCGCAATCAGCCTCTACTACATGGCCATATCAGGCATGGTTCATATATACAGCTGCCAATCTGAAACCACTGATTGAAAAGGCAACAGCGGAAGGAGCATGGTCATATGTAGGTGCAGCAAAGCTGATACACGCATGGGGATTTATGACAATGACTGATGTATATGGTGAAATGCCGTATACTGAAGCCCTTACCAATGTAATAACTCCAAAGTACGATAACGGAGAAACTATATTCTACGGATGTCTGGCTATGCTGGACGAGGCAATTGCCGAATTTCAGAAAGATCAGCCTTCAACAGCGACATCTTTCGCTAGCGGAGACCTATGGAATAACGGAGATAAAGACAAATGGTTGAAACTCGCCTACGGTCTCAAAGCGCGCTGGCTAAACAACCTCTCAAAAAAGAATGCATATGATCCTGATGCAATATTAGCAGCTCTGGATAAAGCACCGAAGAATAACAGTGAAAGTACAATAATGCGCTATGTAAACTCGGCAAATGAGGATGAATCCGGTATACGGGCTTTACAACATACAAACCTGTCGAATACAACTTCGCGTATTACTAAATGGTATCTCGACCTGTTGACAAATACCTTTACAGGAGGTAGCGGAGTAGTAGACCCCCGTACCGACCTGCTCGTTCCCAACGGACAATATATGATAAATAACGAATTGAAATATGTACGCGCCGCAGGTGTAGATTTTATAAAAAGTGATATTCGTACCAAATCGGGTCCTGTAGCTTTTGATATTTATTCCAGAACACAGGATATGAACGGGAATATTTTCCCTGTGGCTAAAGACATTTGGTACAACGCCACTCAACTGGTCGACAGAAGAGGTGACTCTATATACACACCTATCTATTCCGAACTATTATCATGGATCAAAGCCTCACCCGGCGATGCCAAAGATGACCGTTATATAGCTAACCGCTATAACGGAAAAACAGCCCAGATCATCTCTACAGGTACATTCTATACCCGTGCCGATGCTCCCGGCCATCTGCTGGCATATCCCGAAATGTGCTTTATCAAAGCTGAAGTTCTTTTCCGCAAAGGAGACAAAGGAGGGGCTCTAACAGCTTACAAAGACGGTATCAGAGCACATATGGAATTAATGAATGATAAATTAAAAGATTATGATCAGACCGTATTCGGCAAGCAGGTGATACCTGCCACAGCCATCGATGACTTTCTGAAAAGTGCAGCTGTTGCACAAAGTGCAGGCGAACTGACTATGGCTAAGATTATGCAGCAAAAGTTCATTGCCTGCTCATATTCGCTACAAAACTGGAATGACATGCGCCGCTTCAATTACAGTGCGGGGAACATTAAGGATTTTGGAGTTGTTTATATCGATTTCGATCGCCCATATGAGTTCAACAGTTCGAGCAAAACCCATTTCCCTACAGACGATCCGAAGAATGAGCGTTACTGGATACGAAGATTCCAGCATTGTACAATAGAAACAGGTTACAACTCCGAAAACCATGCCGCTTCAAACCCTGAGGCCAAGTTGCCTACAGTAAATTCGCTTCCGGTATGGTGGGATACTGCCGATTAA